One stretch of Chitinophaga pendula DNA includes these proteins:
- a CDS encoding DUF983 domain-containing protein translates to MKKKRPNYFLSLLSMKCPRCRRGDMFKDKNPFHWRLSRIFNMYERCPVCDQKYELETGFWFGTGYVSYALGVALSVFNLIWFWLFVGLSWRDNSVLVWLGVNGVILVLVQPWLMRISRAIYLYFFVYYDEDTADLPDAHEHH, encoded by the coding sequence ATGAAAAAAAAACGCCCTAATTACTTTCTAAGCCTGCTCTCCATGAAGTGTCCGCGTTGCCGGAGGGGAGATATGTTCAAAGACAAGAATCCATTTCACTGGCGGTTATCCCGTATCTTCAACATGTATGAACGTTGTCCGGTATGTGATCAAAAGTATGAGTTGGAAACGGGGTTCTGGTTTGGTACTGGTTATGTAAGTTATGCGTTAGGCGTTGCTTTATCGGTGTTCAACCTGATCTGGTTCTGGTTATTTGTGGGACTTTCCTGGCGGGATAACAGTGTATTGGTATGGTTAGGTGTAAACGGGGTGATACTGGTATTGGTGCAGCCGTGGCTAATGCGGATATCCAGAGCGATCTACCTGTATTTCTTTGTGTATTATGATGAAGATACGGCTGACTTGCCTGATGCTCATGAACATCACTAA